CTACCATAATTATATACTATAAACTATTTATAAATAGTCTTACTATATCAGTTCCACTAACCATAGTACCAAGAACACTTCCTAGGTTAGCTAATACTACGACCAATAGGGTTCTAGTTACTTTATTCTTCCAAAATCCCTTGATATTTAAAATATCATCGGACAAGCTTTCAAACTCCTTTACGCTTGGTTTTCTAACTAAAACTTCGACTAGTCCTGCAAACCAACCAGCGGCAATGAGAGGGTTTAATGAGCTTATGGGAGCTGCTACAAAGGCTGTAAGTATAGAAAGGGGATGAGCAACTGCAATAGTTGCACCTAAAGCTGATAGGCTTCCATTCCAAAGTACCCAGCTTAAGACTTGTTTTACACCCATATCTTTATTGACAAAAAATGTATACCCTATCAAAAAAATAATAACTGCCGGTATAATCCACGAGATATATTTACCAATATTTCTTTGTTTAGGTAGTTTGCTAAGTTCTTTTAAATCATTTTCTTTGTATATCTCTTTCTTAACTCCAGGTATATGAGCCGCCCCTAGAACAGCCACTATTTTATTTCCCGGTGCATTTTTTATTTTTTGAGCCAAATATTTATCCCGCTCATCTACTAAACTAGTTTTTAATCTAGGCATATTTTTTGTCATTTCATTCAAAGCCGAATTTAGCATATCTTCCGATTTAAGTTTATCTAAATCCTCCTCGCTAATCTCTTCATTATCAAATACACTGTAAATTAGTTGAAATACTAATTTTGATTTATCCCATAGATTAAGATTTGCTAGTATCCTCTTGAAAGTCACATCTATATTTCTATCTGCTAGTACGATTTCAGCATCAACTTCCTTAGCTGATTCAATTCCCTGCATCATTTCTTGACCTGCTTTAACGCCCAGTTGTTTAGCTATCTTCTTCTGATAAGAAGCCATTATTAAATTTATTAAGAACAATAATGCTTTTTTTTCTTTAATAATCTTAATAATATCCATATTAGCCCATCTATCTTTATCAAATAGGGAATCATATCTTGATTG
The Maledivibacter sp. DNA segment above includes these coding regions:
- a CDS encoding TraB/GumN family protein, translated to MSDNIHQLTLDDKEVILVGTAHVSQNSAKEVKNIIEQEQPDTVCIELCQSRYDSLFDKDRWANMDIIKIIKEKKALLFLINLIMASYQKKIAKQLGVKAGQEMMQGIESAKEVDAEIVLADRNIDVTFKRILANLNLWDKSKLVFQLIYSVFDNEEISEEDLDKLKSEDMLNSALNEMTKNMPRLKTSLVDERDKYLAQKIKNAPGNKIVAVLGAAHIPGVKKEIYKENDLKELSKLPKQRNIGKYISWIIPAVIIFLIGYTFFVNKDMGVKQVLSWVLWNGSLSALGATIAVAHPLSILTAFVAAPISSLNPLIAAGWFAGLVEVLVRKPSVKEFESLSDDILNIKGFWKNKVTRTLLVVVLANLGSVLGTMVSGTDIVRLFINSL